In the Pectinatus sottacetonis genome, ACTGCTAAAGCACTAAGAGCTAAAGCATCTGGTGGCGATACCTGGATGGATCCACCTGTTCCCATTCCGAACACAGCAGTTAAGCATCCACAGGCCGAAAGTACTTGGGGGGCAGCCCCCTGGGAGGATAGGTTGCTGCCGGTTAAAAGCGTCTATGATTTTAGTTAAACTATTGTCATAGACGTTTTTTTATGTTGTTTTTTAGAATTATTAATTTGTCAAACGATAAAAAGCGCCGTCAGCGGCGCTTTTTTTATAGGAGAAAACCCTCAAAAACAATATTGCCGTATTTCATACCCAGCGGAGTCAGTTTTATAAAAGTTCCAGTATCAGTGATTTTTATAAAAATAATTAAGAAACAGATTTATAGAGGAATATTTATGCGCACTATTCCTACGACATAAGGTGCCAGTTCATATGGCGGATAAATTAAGCTGATATAGAGTCGGCCATCTTTTTTTAATAATGAATAATTTTTAGATATATATTTAATTTTATATATGTCATTGCATTTTATAGGAGTATTTCCATTACCACCAAAAACCTTTGCAGTATGATTATTAATTGCATTTTGTAAATCATCTGGTGTCATATTCAGATAATGGGTTATAGGAATTTTTGCACCGGTAGATTTATTATAAACTATACCGTGGATAAAATACATACCATGAGCAGCATGATAATAATAACGATATTCTTTGAATACTATAGAGATTATTGTGTTTGTTTCGTAATATATTTTATATTGCATGATACTGGTTGTCGGATTTTTTGTGCTGTCTACAGCAGCTCTCATGTCGGCAATATAATTTTGAATATCGCGATTGATTTTATAGTTTACATCACTGTTGTCAGTGCGTATAATAGGATATTCAGATTTTTCGCTGCCTATATAAAATATTCCTTTGATTACATTACTTGGAGGAATGGAAGCAGCAGCTGTTAAAATTGGGGTAAATGTTAATAGGAAGATAATAGAACAGAGCAGTAATAAGGTATACTTATGTTTATACATGGGATATCCTTCCTTATAAAATTTAGTTTTTATTATGCAAGAAAATCATAGTAAGTATTACAACTAAGCATGAACTAATTTATATCTGGGGTTTTGTGATATAATAGAATAAAATGAGCGGATTATAATGGGGGAGTTTATATGGACTTTGTTTGTTCTAGTTGTGGACATCGTGAAAGCGTAGATACTTATAAAGCTAAATGTGATAAATGTGGTGGTTTATGGAAACTAGATTTTACGGCACCTAAATTTGATTTAGGTAAAGTTGATAAAAAATTGTGGAATATCTTTCGTTATAGATATTTTATGCCAATTGAAGGAGATGTATGGAAGTCTATTTCATTAGGAGAAGGTATGACTCCAATTATCAATTTTGATGATGGTATTTTATTTAAAATGGATTATTACATGCCAACCTTATCATTTAAAGACAGAGGTGCAGCAATGTTAATATCGCATTGTAAGAGCATTGGTGTGAAAAGTGTAGTTCAGGATTCCAGCGGTAATGCTGGTGATAGTGTAGCAGCATACTGCGGGCGGGCTGGTATAAAATGTGAAGTATTCGTTCCTAAAAATACTTCTCCTAAGAAAATAGGAATGATTCGTGCTCATGGAGCAACTTGTAATGTGATACAGGGATCACGTGATGATTGTGCAGAAGTTTGTCGTACTAAAGTAAAAAGAGAAGGAGTATATTATGCTAATCATGTATATAATCCACTTTTTTACGAGGGTACGAAGACATATATATATGAAGTTTATGAACAACTAGGGAAAATTCCTAAGAATATTATAATACCATTAGGTAACGGAACATTATTTTTAGGTGTTATAAAGGCATTAGAAGAATTTTTATCAGCGGGAATTATTTCTAAAATGCCGCAGATTATTGCAGTACAGAGTGAACATTGTGATCCTTTTGTTAAAGCAGTAGAAAATAAATTAAAAGTACCGCCTAAAGTTGAAATAAAACCGACATTGGCAGAGGGAATAGCAATTGGCATTCCTATGCGTGGTAAAGAAATTTTGGAATATATTTATAAGTATAATATAAAAGTAATTGCTGTGCCAGAGGAAATGATTTTACCAACGCGGGGGAAATTAGCAGCTAAAGGAATCTTTTGTGAACATACAACAGCTGCAAATTATGCAGCATACTTGCTATATAGCAAAAAATATGGCAAGCTGTCAGACTGTCTTATTCCTATGTGTGGGGCGGGTTTAAAATCTGAACCATGGTGAAAGTTTTATTTGTAAAAAATGCTGGGATCATTATGATCCCAGCATTTTTTTTACAATAATAAAATAATATAGTTAATTTTATTGTTGTTTACGCAATTTTTTCCAGTGAAGTATGCAGCGTATATTTTTGTGTAAATGTGGAATGGCAAAACAACGATTACAAGCAAGACACGAAGACTTTGTTGTTTTGCCTTGGGCAAATTTTGTTAAAATATCTGGTTCACATATTAAGCTGCGCCCTAGTGATATTAATTTGATATTGCTGGATAATACTTTTTCTATATCAGCCATGCTTTTTATTCCGCCGACAATACTCATAGGAAGGTGACTTAGCTTGGCAAAAGAGTTTATTCTATCGAAATAATACAGAGAACTGGTACGGGGCTGATTGATAAAGTCCACACCGCTCCATTCAATAAATTCAACATCGAGCTGTTGGCATTTTTTTATGACATATTGCATGTCAGCAGCATATTTTTGATTAT is a window encoding:
- a CDS encoding pyridoxal-phosphate dependent enzyme produces the protein MDFVCSSCGHRESVDTYKAKCDKCGGLWKLDFTAPKFDLGKVDKKLWNIFRYRYFMPIEGDVWKSISLGEGMTPIINFDDGILFKMDYYMPTLSFKDRGAAMLISHCKSIGVKSVVQDSSGNAGDSVAAYCGRAGIKCEVFVPKNTSPKKIGMIRAHGATCNVIQGSRDDCAEVCRTKVKREGVYYANHVYNPLFYEGTKTYIYEVYEQLGKIPKNIIIPLGNGTLFLGVIKALEEFLSAGIISKMPQIIAVQSEHCDPFVKAVENKLKVPPKVEIKPTLAEGIAIGIPMRGKEILEYIYKYNIKVIAVPEEMILPTRGKLAAKGIFCEHTTAANYAAYLLYSKKYGKLSDCLIPMCGAGLKSEPW
- a CDS encoding DUF3298 domain-containing protein yields the protein MYKHKYTLLLLCSIIFLLTFTPILTAAASIPPSNVIKGIFYIGSEKSEYPIIRTDNSDVNYKINRDIQNYIADMRAAVDSTKNPTTSIMQYKIYYETNTIISIVFKEYRYYYHAAHGMYFIHGIVYNKSTGAKIPITHYLNMTPDDLQNAINNHTAKVFGGNGNTPIKCNDIYKIKYISKNYSLLKKDGRLYISLIYPPYELAPYVVGIVRINIPL